GTCGAGAATGTTGTTCATAGCCAATCCCTCACGAGCTTGCGGTCGCCGACGAAAATTTCGTTGGGCGATTTCGGGTCGAGCGCCCACTTGATGCGTTCGACGCCCTGTTTGATTTCTTTGATGGTGCCGCAGACGCTGAGCCGCAGGTGTCCTTCCATACCGAATTCCTTGCCGGGCACAGTCACCACGCGGGCCTTATCCAGCAGGAACTTGCACATCTTCACCGAATCGCCGCCGAACGGCGCGGCATACGCCCGGAAATCGGGCAAACAGTAGTACGTTCCATCCGGCGGACGCAGATGCACGCCGCTCATGCCCTTCAGTTCCTGCACCATCACGTTGCGGTTGTTTTCGAGCATCTGGCGCAACGACTCGATCACCGACTGCACGCCGGTCAACGCGCCCTCGGCTCCGGCCTGCTGCATGAGCGAGACGGTGGTGGAAATCTGCCCCTGAACGTTGACCATCACGCTGGTCATCTTCTTGGGAGCGACCACCCAACCGACGCGGAAACCGGTCATGCCGTAGAGCTTGGAGACGCCGTTGGTGGTGATGACGTGCGTGGTTTCCAGATCCCGATTGGTGTACCGGTAGGGATTGGCCCACTTCTTCCCGTCGAAGATAAGCTTGTGGTAGATGTCGTCGGAGATGTAGTAGATCCCCTTCTCTTCGCAAAACTGCACAAGCTGGGCGGTGAAGTCTTCCGAGTACACCGCGCCCGACGGATTGTTGGGACTGTTGACGATGATCGCCTTGGTGTAGGAGGTGACGTGCTGCACCACTTCCTCAAAGCGCGGGTAAAACGTCCCGTCTTCAGGGGTAACGATCACCGGCACGCCGTAGAGCATCTTCACCATTTCCGGGTAGCTGACCCAGTAGGGGGCGAGGATGATGACTTCGTCCTGCGGATTCAGCAGCGTGTACAGGATGTTGTACAGACATTGCTTCGCGCCCGCGCCGACGATGATGTTATCGCTGGTGGGGACGCGGTCATAGTTCTCTTCCGTATAGCGGACGATGGCCTTACGCAGCGACACCGTGCCCTCGGTGGGGGTGTATTTGATGTCGCCGGCGGTCAGCTTGGCCGCGCTGGAGAGAATGGCCGCGATGGGGGCTTTGTTTTTCGGTTCACCCGCCCCGAGGTGAATAACCGCCTCGCCCTTTTCACGAAGAATACGCGCTTCCTCGTTGAGGGCGAGTGTGGGAGACGGTGCAATGGACCGTGCCAGCTTACTTAAGCTCATGGGCGCACTAACCTTCTATCGTTCTTCAGCGGAGGATTGATTGCGAAGAAAGTAACAATAATACCGCTTTTCGACATGGGAGTCAAGCAGATCATAGGACTCGGTGGGGATATTGGAGACGATTCGAGCCGAGACCACCAGCCGGGCGATAAACCTCTCAGGCTTTGATTTTGTTAGGGCGTGGGACAAGTCACTTCATATAACAACTATCACGGCAAGTTCAAGCCCTGCTCTAAGAAAACCTTACCGCCGGAGCCGGGAAGTTTCTACCAGATGGGCAAGTTCGGAGAGCTAATCGCATCTATCTAAAATATTGTAAATAATTTAATTAAATAGACAGATTCATGCAGAATTCAAGTTTTTCGGGGAGCGGCACGATAATTGTGTTTATGCTCGGCTACCGGAAGAATGCAAAGAACAGAACGTTATGAAGATTGACCGGCTTTTCACGGCGATGGACGTCAGCGCCAGCGGCCTGGCCGTTCAGCGCAAGCGGATGAACGTCATCGCCGAGAACCTGGCCAATGCCGAGACAACTCGAACTGCCGAGGGAGGGCCGTATCGTCGGCAGAAAGTCGTTTTAGGACAGGATCGCCAGTTCGCCCTCGAATTGGACGCCCAAACCCGGGTTACAAATGATTTGCGCCGGGAACACGTAAACCATCTTCCGGCCAAGGAATCCACACCCGATGACTCGCAGTTCAGCGGAGTAAAAGCCGATGTGGTGGCCGATCCGTCGCCTTTCCGGGAAGTGTACGATCCGGGTCACCCCGACGCGGACGAAAACGGGATGGTCAAGCTGCCCAACGTGGACCTTGTGGAAGAGATGACTGAGCTGATCGCGGCGTCGCGCGCCTATGAGGCCAACGTCACCGCGTTTAATGCTTCCAAGAGCATGATGAAGAAGGCGTTGGACCTGTAACATGAGAATCGAGAGCTACGGCACACACGTCTTCCCGCGGATCCCGGCGGCCGGGCCGCAGGGAACCGCCTCCGCCGATCCGGCATCCGGATCGGATCAGCTCTCTCCGCAGGAGCGGCTGCGGCTGCTTTTGGAAGAGAAGCGATCGCTGACACAGACCGCCTTTGAGCCGACAGCCGGCGAGCCGACGCTTGGGAAATATATTGACCTGAGGGTGTAAGATGAATGGAATAGACAGACTTCCGCCCATTCCGCCGTTCAAGAACGATATGCAGATCGTTCCGCAGAAAGAGAAAGCTGAGGGCGGCTCGTTCGGCGACACGCTGAAGGAATTCGTCGGCGACGTGAATCGCATGCAGCTTGACGCGGCCGAGAAGACCCGCCAGTTTGCGACGGGAGAAATCCGCGATCTGCACGAAGTCATGGCGGCGGCGGAAGAGGCTTCGATTTCGATGATGCTGCTCCTCGAACTCCGCAATAAGGCGCTGGAGGGCTACAAGGAGCTGATGAGAATACCGGTCTAACGCGTTCCACGCTGAGAAACATTTCAACCGATCTCTATGGCTACACTCTTCCGACCTTTCGTGGAACTCTGGCAGCGGCTGACACTGGGACAGCGGGCCGGTCTGGTCTTGGCGGCCGGGCTGGTCATTGCTCTGGCCGCCGGAGCCATCAGCTACACGACTCGCCCCGTCTACACGACTCTTTATACGGGTCTGAGCGGGAAAGACGCCGCCCAGATCGTAGACAAATTGCGCGAGCGCAAGATTCCGTTTCAGGTCAGTAGCGACGGAACGGCGATCAAGGTTCCGCAGGAACAAGCCAGCGAGCTGAGACTGGACTTTGCGGGAGCGGGGCTTCCGCGCTCGGGCGAAATCGGCTATGAACTCTTCGACAAGCCCATGCTCGGAATGACCGATTTCGTCCAGCATATGAACTACCATCGGGCTCTCGAAGGAGAACTGGGGCGCACGATTTCGGAACTGGATGCCATCGAAACGGCTCGCGTTCATTTGGTGGTTCCGTCCACTCGCCTATTCAAGGAAGATCAGAAGCAGCCCACCGCCTCCATTGCCGTGCAATTAAGTCCGGGGGGCACGCTGTCTCCGCAGCAGGTGCAGGCCATTACCTATATGACGGCCTATTCGGTGGAAGGTCTCGAGGTTGGCAATATCACGATCATTGACACCCGCGGGAATCTGCTTTCGGGAGCTTCGTCGCGGGACGGCATGGTGGGTCTTTCGGCGACGCAGCTCGAGGTGCAGCGAAACGTGGAAGCCGATCTGGAACGCAAAGCGCTCGCGCTCCTCGATAATACGCTCGGTCCGAATCGCGCGCAGGTCCAAGTCACCGCCAAACTCAATTGGAACCGGATTGAGCGCACCGTTGAGAATTATGACGCCGAAAACTCGGCCACGCTGAGTGAGGAACGTCAAGAAAGCACCGGCGATGTGGACGTGGACGGCGCGGGCGGCGGCACCAGCGAACGAAGCGTGACCAACTATCAGGTGCCGCGTACCGTTGAAAAGTACGTTCCCGAGGTCGGAAACATCGAAAGAATCTCGGCGTCCGTGCTGGTGGACGGCGACTACGAGATTACCAAGAACGCCGACGGCACGGAGACCAGAACCTTCCGCGATCGAACTGCGCAGGAAATCGAAAAGTTTCGAACGCTGGTGGCGACGGCCATTGGATTCGACCGCACGCGCAACGACGAGCTGACGGTGATCTCGTTCCCCTTCGCCCAGGAAGAACCGCTGCCGGTCAGCAAAGAGCTACCGTTGATGAAGATCATCGAGAAAGTGCTGTTGGGGCTGGCGCTCATCGGATTGTTCCTGCTAGTGCGCTCGCTCATCAACCGCCTTTCCAGGGGCTTCCCGGCTCTGCCGGCGGGCGTTCCGGCCGGAGCGCTGCCGCAAGGACAGGGACAGGTCATGCTGGCCAGTGGGGTGCCGGCTACTCCGGCGGAACTGGCCGCTCGCGCGGAAGGCACCGCGGCGGCGCTGCATCAGGGTCCGCAGGTTAGTCATGAAGGCAGCGGACCTCGCATCATCTTCAAGCAGAGTCCGCAGACCATCGTGGTGGAAGAGGAGTCTCCCAGCATCGAGGTGATCAAGCACCAGGAGCTCTTGAAACGCACTACGGATTACATTGTGGAAAAGCCCGAACAGGCG
The genomic region above belongs to bacterium and contains:
- the fliE gene encoding flagellar hook-basal body complex protein FliE, with the protein product MNGIDRLPPIPPFKNDMQIVPQKEKAEGGSFGDTLKEFVGDVNRMQLDAAEKTRQFATGEIRDLHEVMAAAEEASISMMLLLELRNKALEGYKELMRIPV
- the fliF gene encoding flagellar M-ring protein FliF gives rise to the protein MATLFRPFVELWQRLTLGQRAGLVLAAGLVIALAAGAISYTTRPVYTTLYTGLSGKDAAQIVDKLRERKIPFQVSSDGTAIKVPQEQASELRLDFAGAGLPRSGEIGYELFDKPMLGMTDFVQHMNYHRALEGELGRTISELDAIETARVHLVVPSTRLFKEDQKQPTASIAVQLSPGGTLSPQQVQAITYMTAYSVEGLEVGNITIIDTRGNLLSGASSRDGMVGLSATQLEVQRNVEADLERKALALLDNTLGPNRAQVQVTAKLNWNRIERTVENYDAENSATLSEERQESTGDVDVDGAGGGTSERSVTNYQVPRTVEKYVPEVGNIERISASVLVDGDYEITKNADGTETRTFRDRTAQEIEKFRTLVATAIGFDRTRNDELTVISFPFAQEEPLPVSKELPLMKIIEKVLLGLALIGLFLLVRSLINRLSRGFPALPAGVPAGALPQGQGQVMLASGVPATPAELAARAEGTAAALHQGPQVSHEGSGPRIIFKQSPQTIVVEEESPSIEVIKHQELLKRTTDYIVEKPEQATQILRGWILDESSEKFNR
- a CDS encoding aminotransferase class I/II-fold pyridoxal phosphate-dependent enzyme → MSLSKLARSIAPSPTLALNEEARILREKGEAVIHLGAGEPKNKAPIAAILSSAAKLTAGDIKYTPTEGTVSLRKAIVRYTEENYDRVPTSDNIIVGAGAKQCLYNILYTLLNPQDEVIILAPYWVSYPEMVKMLYGVPVIVTPEDGTFYPRFEEVVQHVTSYTKAIIVNSPNNPSGAVYSEDFTAQLVQFCEEKGIYYISDDIYHKLIFDGKKWANPYRYTNRDLETTHVITTNGVSKLYGMTGFRVGWVVAPKKMTSVMVNVQGQISTTVSLMQQAGAEGALTGVQSVIESLRQMLENNRNVMVQELKGMSGVHLRPPDGTYYCLPDFRAYAAPFGGDSVKMCKFLLDKARVVTVPGKEFGMEGHLRLSVCGTIKEIKQGVERIKWALDPKSPNEIFVGDRKLVRDWL
- the flgC gene encoding flagellar basal body rod protein FlgC, with protein sequence MKIDRLFTAMDVSASGLAVQRKRMNVIAENLANAETTRTAEGGPYRRQKVVLGQDRQFALELDAQTRVTNDLRREHVNHLPAKESTPDDSQFSGVKADVVADPSPFREVYDPGHPDADENGMVKLPNVDLVEEMTELIAASRAYEANVTAFNASKSMMKKALDL